The Starkeya sp. ORNL1 DNA window CGACTTCCGCCTCGCTCAAGCCCTCCAGCGCTGCGCGTGCCGCTTCGAGATAAGTCTCGCCATCTTCAGTCAGGCGCACCGCGCGGGTGGTGCGCTGGAACAGCCTGGTTCCCAGCCGATTCTCCAGTCGCTGAACGGCCTTGCCCACGTTGGACTTGTTCGTGCCGAGCTGTTCTGCGGCACGTGTGAAACTTGCGTTCTGTGCCACCGAGACGAAGGTCGCAATGTCGTGGAGAGGTGGCGCGCTGCGGCTCACGGGCGGACTCGCTGAGATCGGGCAAGTCTACGTTCGACCCTCCCGATTGTCACCCACTCGGCGACAGAGCATCGCTGAAAGCCAGATTTATCTCCGTCATCGCCTGAGCGACAACCCTCGCAAAGAAGTGGATGCGCTCAACCCTACCGAGATTGCCATGGACCAGCCCGTGCTCAATCGCTCGCTCATTGCGGCCGGCGGAATCGACGCGATGGTTGCGCGCGATGCGCCGGACATGCGCATCCTGAGTGAAGCCGAACGCGCCGCCTCGTTGCGCGCGACGCTCGACGCCCGTCCGCCAGGCGACGTCTGGCTGTTCGGCTACGGCTCCCTGATCTGGAACCCGACCATCGAGGCAATCGAGCGGCGGACCGCGCGGATCGAAGGCTGGCATCGCGCCTTCTGCCTGTCCGCCTCGGTCGGGCGCGGTTCGCCCGAGAACCCTGGCCTGGTTCTCGGGCTAGATGAAGGGGGCGATTGCACGGGCGTGGCTTTTCGCATTGCCGAGGAGGTGGTCGAGCCGGAACTTACCCTGCTGTGGCGACGCGAAATGCTCTCTGCCGCCTACGAGCCGCAATGGCTTGATCTCCTCGATGGCCGTGGCGTTCAGTTCGCAAGAGGCATTGCTTTCACCATAGACCGCGGCACCCAGCACTATGCCGGCGGTCTTGCCGAAGAGGACGTGGTTCGCCGCCTCGCGACTGCCTGTGGCGCGTTAGGCAGTGCAGCCGAATATCTCTTCCACACCTGCGAGGGACTGCGTGCCCATGGCATCCCCGACCCGGTGCTCGAGCTGCTCGAGCACCGGGTCCATGCAGCTCAGGGGCGAGGCGATGCGCGCAACATTGTCTCCTCCGTGGAGACAGAGCATCCCCGGTCCGGCCGTTTATGCCGTTCCAAGTGACGTCTACCTCTCTGGAAACGGCCGGGTCCGGCCACCCTTCAGGAGATAGTACGTGGACCGAAACGCTCCCATATCGAACACCCGCGGAACGCTGGTCGTCGCCATCATCTGCCTGGCGGCGTTGGTGTTGCCGCTGAGCTTTTCCGGTGGTGCCATCGCCACTCCGGCCATCGGCCGCGACCTCGGCGGCAGTGCCACCAGCATGGCCTGGATCACTAATGCCTTCATGCTGACCTTTGGCAGCCTGCTGCTGACCGGAGGCGCGCTGGCCGATCGTTTCGGTCGTAAGCGCATCTTCCTGGCCGGCGTCGGTCTCTTCGTGCTGTTCTCGGCGATCCTCAGCTTCGCCCCCTCTATCCTCGTCGTCGACCTGCTGCGCGCCGGACAAGGCATAGGCGCGGCCGCCGCACTCGCGGCCGGATCCGCGGCCATTGCGCAGGAGTTCGATGGGCATGCCCGCACCCGGGCCTTCAGCATGCTCGGCACGACATTCGGTCTGGGCCTCGCCTTCGGGCCGATCTTGCAGGCATACTGATCGAACACTTCGGCTGGCGGTCCGTGTTCGTGACCAGTACTGCCATCGGTGTCGTTGCGCTGGCGTTCGGCTCTCGCAATCTGCGAGAGACCCGCGACCCAGAGGCGAAACACCTCGATTGGCCCGGCGCGCTCAGCTTCACCGCGATGCTCTCGCTTCTGACCATTGCCGTGATCCAGGCGCCAGAGAACGGCTGGTCAGACCCGGTGGTCCTAGGACTTTTCGCCGGCGCCGCGGCGATGCTCGCTCTCTTCGTGCGCATCGAGACGCGGGTCGCTCGCCCCATGCTCGATCTTAGCCTGTTCCGCTATGGACGCTTCGTCGGGGTTCAGCTTCTGCCGATTGCCACCTGCTTCGCTTATGTCGTGCTGCTGATCCTCTTGCCGCTCCGGTTCATCGGCGTCGAAGGATACAGTGAAAGCGAAGCCGGCTTGCTTATGATCGCACTGTCCGCGCCGATGCTGGTTGTGCCGGTCGCGGCCGCAATGTCCACGCGCTGGATTTCGCCCGGTCTGATCACCGGCGTTGGACTGATCGTGGCGACGGCTGGCCTTATTTGGTTGGGCACAATCCGCCCCAGCGATGCCTATGCGGCGATCGGACCGATGCTGGTGATCGGAACAGGAGCTGGCGTTCCCTGGGGGCTGATGGACGGGCTGGCCGTCAGCGTCGTCCCCAAGGAGCGTGCGGGCATGGCAAGCGGCATCTTCAACACCTCGAAGGTCGCCAGCGAAGGGATCATCCTCGCCATTGTCGCAGCAGCCTTGTCGGCTCTGAGCGCGACCGGAGTCGGATCATTCGCGGCAGCCGGAATCCAACCGCAGGTCCTCGCCGAAATTGGCCACCGTCTCGCGACGGGTGACGTGGTGAGCGCCGCATTGCTCGCCCCGGGCGTCGATCGCACCGTTCTACTTCAAGGTTATGCCGAAGCCTTCCGGAGCCTCACCCACGTGCTTGCCGCTATTACGCTACTGTCCGCGCTCGCCGCTTTCACCTTGCTGGGCGGAACCCGAAGTGGAGAGGCGGCCGACGGTGCTGACTCTGCGGCTGTAAGCAGCTGTTAGATCAAGGCTGGCGTCCAAAGCCCTTGAACCGACCGCGTCGCCTGGTGTTGAATCCGACATACCAGACTTGGAACCGGTGCAGCGGCAGATCGCCGACGTCGGCGAGGCCGCTCTGGTCCTGCTCTACAAGTGGCCGGAGGCCGACGTGACGTCGAGGCCTCACCTGACCGCCCGGAAGCCGGCGTTGGCGGCCCTTGAGGGCAAGGGCACCCACGAGGCATTCCGGGCCGCATTCATCAAGGCGGCCGACCGAGTGGAGATCCTTGCGCCTGGTCCGGACCGACCCAGTGTCACGCTACCGGGACATGTCGCACGGCCTTGGGCGCGGCGGCTGAAGCGGTAGATATCCACTAGAGGTATCAGAGGCAGGACGACTGCGGCGGTTCTGCAACACATAATGACGGTTCGCGCAACGGCAGTCGGATCCTCGTTGACCCCAATGTTTCCGTTCCGCAACCTTAGCAGGCTAAGGTTGCAATCGATTTGGGGGCCTACCAATGAAAGCTTACACCGCACCTCGCCTGATCAAAGCCGGCAAGCTCTCCTCTGTCACCGCCGGCGCGAACTTCTCCGGCAAGAAGGGCAAAGTCATCGACAACTAGCCCGCATTGCTCACTCGGGTTCAACGCCCGAGTGAGCTTCGTTTGGCAATATCCCCGACTGACAGGCACTTCCTCGATCTCCATAATGCCGCATTAAGCGAACCAGCGGTGCCACCGGTGGCAAAACCTTGCTTTGGCTCCTCACGCGGCTTCCTCGATTGCAGCGGATGTGTACTCGCCAGCCTTCGTCTGTCCGACGAAACGCTCATCCTGAGTTCGCAAACACGCTCTAATTGAAAGCTCGTCTTCGCTCGACTGCGCTTCGGTCTTTCGTTACCGTGGGGTATGGCCATCCAGGGGGTGCGGATGTCGAGAGAAAGCATCATAAATACAGGTTCGGGCCGGCATCGGCGCCTCGGCTTCACACCAGCCGCGCTGCTGGTCGCCGCGTTCTCGCTTGCGGGCCTGCACGAAGCCGAGGCGGCGCGGTGCGGGAATCCGGCGCGGTTCCGCTCGGTCGATGGCGGACCGAAGATCAATATCGTCATCGTCAACAAGTCGGGCCAGTACCGTAACGTGGATTGGATCGACCGGAACGGCAGACTGGTTTCGATGGGAAGCGTGCCGGCCGGCGGCTCCTTCCCGATGTCGACCTGGGACGGCCATACCTTCATGCTGACCGACGGGCCGGGGAATTGCGTCGAGATGTTCCGCGCCAGCGCCGGCAACAGGCAGGTCGTGCTCCGGGCCAAGAGTTCTGGTTCCGGCCCAGAGTGACCTCGGGCTTTCACTGCGTTCCCCGGGATTGATGTCGGCCACTTCACCGTGGCTCGAGCCGGAAAGGGCTGGGCGCCACCTTTCTCGCCCACGACGCCCGCGGTTACGCTCCCTGCATGTGCAACCTCTACAGCATCACCACGAACCAAGAAGCCATCCGCCGGCCCAGCCACGCCCTTCATTTGCTGCTGTCAGTAATCACCATGGGCGTATGGCTTATCCCGTGGTTTCTGATTTCTGTGTTCTCGAGCGATTCGAAATACAAGCGCCCGAACTGTGGAAGCGACACGTTCACGTACCTGCCAAAGGGTAAGCGCCACCTTAAATCTTGAGCGTCATTTGCCACCGAACCTCATAAGCTTCGTGGCGGCTGGAGCGGACCTTGGAGGCGTGGGGGTGGCGCAGGCGTGACAGGCATTCCCAGGCGCTACCAAAACCCATCACCGGTGCTCAACACCTGCAGAGAGGGCCGCCCGCAAAATATGCCACACCATTCACGGGCGAGGGTGGATGGGCCCCGCTTTACTCCTTCGTCCGGTGGAACCAGTCCAGAGAAGGCGATCCTCGACCCTTAAAAAATCCATCGCGCACAGCATCGGAGGAGACGAGCGGGTTAGCGCGTGCTGCCTCCAAAGCACGAGTCAATAAAGACTCTGGTGGCGAAGCGAGATCCAAGGTCGAGAGCATCCCCAGCCTATACCCCGCCTGGAACGATAAATCGTCCGCATTGGTGCGGTCACCGCCCGCCAGTCGCCAGAGCTCGTATTGAGCCACGCCGAGGGCGAGTTCACCATCTGGCAGGAAGTCGGCCATGGCCATACTTCCTGTCCTCTGGAAACCGAGCTTGCCGAGCAATGTCAACGAACGCGGTGCTATTGCACCAAAGACGACGGCTGAAGCTCCCCGCCAAGGCGTGCTCCCGAATAGCCAATTCAACGCCATTGACGCGGCTTCCATGGCGTAACCCTTCCCCCAGGAGAAAGGGTGAAGGCCGTAGAGTATTTCGGGGTCGTCTCCGATGTCGGGGGCAGCAAAGCCGCACCAACCGATCATCTCTCCCGCACCATTACGAATAGCCCAAACCCCGTACCCCCACTCATCCCATGATGAGTTGTGCCAGCCAATACGTCGCTCAGCCGCCAGCATGCATTTTTCCCAGCTGGACGCATCTGCGGTGATACTCTTGGTGACTTGAGGGAAGGAAAGAATATGCGCAAGCGCTACCGCGTCGCCGTCGCAGCATGGCGACAAACTAATGCGGCTTCCGCGTAGGTAAGGTATGGAGGACATGCGGCAACCTCATCGGATGCTATTCCATCTCGTTACACGCCGCGCGTGCTGAATGCGCGCTGAACGAGCAAAACGCGTCACAGAAAGCCCTACTTATCCCTTTGTCCGCTCCGCTGCGCCCTGGTCTGAATTCAAGGAACTTCGAAGGCCGTTGCCAGACAGCGCAGTTAGCTAACCGTAGGCCTCCCCGCGATATGCACGACCGGCGGACACGCCGGCCGGGTGATGGCCAGCGCCAGGCGGACCAAGTGCAGCGAGAGCCAGTAGAGCACGGGTGACAGCGCCAATTCATATTGCCGACGCCATGGCATTTAGCGGTTCATGTCCGCCAATGCGTCTCGCATTGCAGCGCTAGGGATACCAAAAAAGCCGGTGTAAGGCTCGCTTAGGTCTACGATGACGAACATCACGCTCGATACGGAAAGCACCCCGATCAATAGAACCACCGCGGTTAGCCGGCGGCGCGGGATCTGCAACCCGAAACTCAAGAACACAAGCGCGAGCCAAATGCTGATGATGGAAACGAAGAGGCTTCCCGAGGGGGCGTGAGTGTCTTCGATAACGGCCCACCGTCCCTCAACCACCATTTGATAGTCTGCCCGGCAACGGGCGGCCGTGTTGCTGCCACCAGCGTCTACAGGCGAAACCGATTCAATGGCCGAGCCGATGTCGAGCATGATTCGGCTCAATTGCGGATCCTCGCCGCGAAGGGCCATTTGCCGAACGTCCGGCATCCCCTCGACAGATGCGGATGGTTCTTCAGGCCACGTGCTGGCAATGACCGCCGCAGTATATTGACGAAGCTTCAGCCGCGTCGCCTCCATCTGCGGGCCAAGTCTACGCAGGCATTGATCGAGGGTTGCCAGCTGGGCGGCGTAAGTTGCCCGGTCCTTGCTGGCAGCATTGAACGCCGTTCTTGCCGTTGACAATTGGAGGCTCAAGATCAGGGCTGCGAAGGTGACAAGCAGACCCGTCACCAGACGGATCGCATCCATGTTCTCGTTCGACAGGTGCTGCTCGAGCAGGCGACCTCGCAGCACGACCCCGCCTAGCGCGCTAAGGCTGAACAGCGCCAAAAAGCCGAGACCGTATATGGTTTCAATCATTTGACTCTCACAATTGCCACCCACCACCTACAGCAATTCGATGCGTTGCGAGAGTCAGCGGAGACGCACGCCAACGAATTGGACTAGCCACCTCTTACAGCTGACCCCATGGCATCCGGGTCGTGCTCGGTGTGGTGTTGTTCTTCCTTCTCCAGATCGCCGCGCCCGTCGCTCCAGTGCCCTTGCGTGGCGGAGCGAACCGGTTCGGCACGAAAGCCGATGACATCGGGCAGGCCGACCTCTGGCCCCTGGCGAGGGCTCCAGATCCGGGTCGCCGTCGATCTCGTCGAGCAATACCTCGTTTCTGCGAACCGTTCAGCGCGCCGTTGATGAGGTTGGCGGGCCGAGCCGCGGCGAGCGCGGTTGAAATCATTTGCCCGTCGCGTGCCATGCATAGGATGCTGAGACGAAGGCGCAGTAGGCGCCGGGCGGGGGCTGAGGGCAAATGAGCGTCGCCGAGGCGGAGCGCAGGGGGGCGGCTTTCCGCTTCCCCATCGATCTCGGCTGGCGCAATTTCGTCTTCGCGCTGCGAACGGCGCTTGCCGCGGTTACCGCGCTCGCCATCGCCTACTGGCTGGAACTCAGTGATCCGCAATGGGCGACGCTCACCGTCTATCTGCTGGCGCAACCGACGGCTGGTGCTGCCGTCGCCAAGGGAGCCTGGCGCACCGTCGGCACGGTGTGCGGAGCGCTGGTCGGTCTGGTCGTGGTCGGGATGTTCTCGCAGGCGCCCGAGTTGCTGGTGGCCGCCATCGCGCTGCTGATCGGCCTCGTCTTCTATGCCGGCGCGCGGGTGCGCAACTACACCTCATACGGCGTGCTGATCGGTGGCTACACCATGCTGCTGATCGGCTTCGAGGGCTCCTCCGATCCGTTGAACGCGTGGTCGATCGCACTCGATCGCACCTCTGAAATCCTGATCGGCATAGCCTGCATCACCGCGGCGAGCGTCATCGTGCTTCCACGCTACGCTGGCGACGTGCTGCGCGCTTCGCTCGCCGGCACCTTCTCCGGCCTTTCGCGCTATGGCGCCGCGGCGTTGCGCCCGTCGACGCCGGCGGCACGCTTCATCGCGCAGCGCCGCCGCATGGTGGAGCAGGTTGTGACATTCGACGCGCTGCGCTCATACACCGTGTTCGAGGCGCCGGAGATGCGCGCGAATGACGAGGCACTGCGCAAGACGACTCGCGAGTTCCTGCGGGTGCTGGCCATTGCACGCGGATTGTTCTTCCGGCTGGAGGACTTCCGCGAGGAAGGGGCGGACACTGTGCTGGCGCGCCTCAGCCCGGCGCTCGCCGCGACGGTCGCGACGCTCGAGCGCATCGCCGCGGAAAGCGGAACCCTGGACGATCCGGGCCGCATCGAGGGCGAGTTGTCGGCGGCCGGCGCCGCTCTTGATGCGGCGAGTGCCGAACTGGAAGCCATGGCCGGCACGGTGCCGTTCGAACCCCTCGCCAACGCGGTGCTGGTGGTGCGCCGCGCAACCGATCTGTTGCATCAGCTTTCCCTGGTCATCTGCAGCGAGGCGGCCAGCGTGCGGGCGGGCCCGTCCCCGGCGCAACCGCGCGCTGTCGAGCCGGCACCCCCGCAGGGCCATCGCGAGGCGGTTCTCCTCGGGCTTCGCGCGGCGTTCGTGATTGCCGTGGTCAGCCTGTTCTGGACGGCGACCGGCTGGAGCCAGGGCTTCACCGCCATGTCCGGTGCCGCCATCATGCTGTTCTTCGGCGTCAACCAGGACAACGCGATCCGCGGTGGGCGATCCTTCATGCTGTGGGCGGCGGCCGGCATCGCGGTCGCCTATCTGGGGATGATGATGGTGCTGCCGCGCATCGAGGGCTTCGAAGCGCTGGCGCTGTTCCTCGTGGTGGCGCTGCTGCCGGCCGGATTGATGGCGGGCACGCCGGCCTATGCGTGGCCGGGCATTGCGTTCGGCGGCTTCATCATCTCCGAGCTCGGCACCAGCAATCTTTTCACGCAGGACGTGTCGGGGTTCGTCAATGGGGGCGCCGCCATCCTGCTCGGCATGGCCGGGAGCCTCGTCTTGCTCGGTGTACTGCCGGTGACCTCGCGAGCGACACGGGCGCGCGCCTGGAATGTGATCGTGGGGCGGCTGCTGCCGGAGGCGGCGCGCGGCGCACCGCCAGAGCGCACCATCGTCGCCGAGATACTGGCGATGGTTGGGGTGCTGCTTCCACGCCTGGCACTCGACCTCCAGGATGATGAGGACTTCCTGCGTGGTGGCCTGGGCGCGGCCTCGGCCAGTGTTGAGCTCGGTCGCCTTTCGCGTGCCGGTCAGGAGCGGACGATGCCGCCTGCCGCGGCGCATGCGATCGCCGAGTGCCTCACGCGCTTTGCAGCGCTGCTCGAGGACGTTGCTCGGCCCGGCGCCGATCGAGCGGCGATGCTGGCGCAGGCGGAAGCCGTCGTGGCGCAGGCGCGCCGCATATTGGCG harbors:
- a CDS encoding gamma-glutamylcyclotransferase, with protein sequence MDQPVLNRSLIAAGGIDAMVARDAPDMRILSEAERAASLRATLDARPPGDVWLFGYGSLIWNPTIEAIERRTARIEGWHRAFCLSASVGRGSPENPGLVLGLDEGGDCTGVAFRIAEEVVEPELTLLWRREMLSAAYEPQWLDLLDGRGVQFARGIAFTIDRGTQHYAGGLAEEDVVRRLATACGALGSAAEYLFHTCEGLRAHGIPDPVLELLEHRVHAAQGRGDARNIVSSVETEHPRSGRLCRSK
- a CDS encoding DUF982 domain-containing protein, coding for MQRQIADVGEAALVLLYKWPEADVTSRPHLTARKPALAALEGKGTHEAFRAAFIKAADRVEILAPGPDRPSVTLPGHVARPWARRLKR
- a CDS encoding GNAT family N-acetyltransferase; protein product: MSSIPYLRGSRISLSPCCDGDAVALAHILSFPQVTKSITADASSWEKCMLAAERRIGWHNSSWDEWGYGVWAIRNGAGEMIGWCGFAAPDIGDDPEILYGLHPFSWGKGYAMEAASMALNWLFGSTPWRGASAVVFGAIAPRSLTLLGKLGFQRTGSMAMADFLPDGELALGVAQYELWRLAGGDRTNADDLSFQAGYRLGMLSTLDLASPPESLLTRALEAARANPLVSSDAVRDGFFKGRGSPSLDWFHRTKE
- a CDS encoding DUF4239 domain-containing protein, translating into MIETIYGLGFLALFSLSALGGVVLRGRLLEQHLSNENMDAIRLVTGLLVTFAALILSLQLSTARTAFNAASKDRATYAAQLATLDQCLRRLGPQMEATRLKLRQYTAAVIASTWPEEPSASVEGMPDVRQMALRGEDPQLSRIMLDIGSAIESVSPVDAGGSNTAARCRADYQMVVEGRWAVIEDTHAPSGSLFVSIISIWLALVFLSFGLQIPRRRLTAVVLLIGVLSVSSVMFVIVDLSEPYTGFFGIPSAAMRDALADMNR
- a CDS encoding FUSC family protein, whose protein sequence is MSVAEAERRGAAFRFPIDLGWRNFVFALRTALAAVTALAIAYWLELSDPQWATLTVYLLAQPTAGAAVAKGAWRTVGTVCGALVGLVVVGMFSQAPELLVAAIALLIGLVFYAGARVRNYTSYGVLIGGYTMLLIGFEGSSDPLNAWSIALDRTSEILIGIACITAASVIVLPRYAGDVLRASLAGTFSGLSRYGAAALRPSTPAARFIAQRRRMVEQVVTFDALRSYTVFEAPEMRANDEALRKTTREFLRVLAIARGLFFRLEDFREEGADTVLARLSPALAATVATLERIAAESGTLDDPGRIEGELSAAGAALDAASAELEAMAGTVPFEPLANAVLVVRRATDLLHQLSLVICSEAASVRAGPSPAQPRAVEPAPPQGHREAVLLGLRAAFVIAVVSLFWTATGWSQGFTAMSGAAIMLFFGVNQDNAIRGGRSFMLWAAAGIAVAYLGMMMVLPRIEGFEALALFLVVALLPAGLMAGTPAYAWPGIAFGGFIISELGTSNLFTQDVSGFVNGGAAILLGMAGSLVLLGVLPVTSRATRARAWNVIVGRLLPEAARGAPPERTIVAEILAMVGVLLPRLALDLQDDEDFLRGGLGAASASVELGRLSRAGQERTMPPAAAHAIAECLTRFAALLEDVARPGADRAAMLAQAEAVVAQARRILAGLVLEPGSPAARAVVRAGASLRFIDDRFGIDRPFLLRSFADE